Genomic window (Castor canadensis chromosome X, mCasCan1.hap1v2, whole genome shotgun sequence):
CTGCTGATGGGATGAAGATGGATGAACTGTGTTTTCTCAAAGGCAATTGCCTCTACTATAAAGTGCTTCCTACTCACACGGAGTCAACAATACGTTTTAGAGGGCACTCATGCCATGACCCAACTGCAATTTCCTTAATGAGACTACACCTGTAGTCAATCATGGATGCTTTCTGAGACTCTGAGCTATGAAAAGCCAGCAATCCCTACATTCAACTGAGAAAAAGCTGCCACCAACAGTCTGTTAGCATGatgaataaaataacagcagctgctgctgataTTTGAGAGTTTCCTACATGTCAGACACTATTCTTATCCATCAGTCAGATTTAGCTCACTGAAATCTCATGACAACATTAGCTTCCCCTTCTGCAGATGGTAAAGTAAAGctaagcacagagaggttaagtgacctgCCCCAAGCCACAAAGCTCAGAAGTGGAGGAGCTTTGAATATGAGCCTAGGCAGTCCAGTTCCTAAATGATGGCTAACAGAACCATTGGTGGCAAGCACACCTGATGCAGACAGTTCATCCAGGGGGTCTTCATCACCCTCTATTTCATCCTCATCGTCAGCCTCATCCTCTTCAGATGTGTCCTTGTCAGATGTTTCTGAAGCctgtgtttaaaaatgaaaatcgtGATTATATCTAATATTTAATCATCCTGCCTTAGAATTCAAGGAGGTCAAAGTTGAAGACTGGACTGATggtagctgggcgtggtggcacctgcctgtgatctcagcacttgggatgctgaggcagggtgacctcaagttgaaggccagccttggctacttagtgagttccaggccagcttgagctacacaaagagatcctgtctcacaaaacaaaagcaaagattgGTTTGATGGCTAACTTTTGGCATttcaaataaaaggtaaaaaaatcaaatatttgtaaCTGGCTCCAAGAACCTACATACAGGGGACAGGGGCAGGTCACCCTACTTCTGTCTTTCAGCTAAGACATTCAAGAATGAAAAATTTCCCTGACCAAGGGCCTTCAGCTTTGGACCGCCAATTTGTCTTCTGCCTGCTTGGAATCCTAATAAAAGCCAGGGTGGGACCAGTCAGTGAAGAGCTAAAAAGTTCTTTGGCTGTTGCTTGAGGCCAAACTTTTTGAGCCAATGTCTTAAGTGAACTGTTTaatattggtggtactggggtttgaacacagggcttcacacttgctaggcaggtactttatggcttgagccactccaccagccctttctcgtGTTGGAtaattttgtgatagggtctgttgaactatttgctggagctgtctttgaactatgatcctcctgatctctgcctcctgagaagctaggttTATAGGAGCCATCTCTGCTTCGCAAGTTGAATGAACTTTTTTTAAGCATacatgtgatatttacatatgtgcttacaacacatctcagatttacctcctccatcattctccctcttcccccttctctcctttcttagaacaatttcaacaggtttcattcttttattttcatatatgaatacaaaatacattcatcgtatgctttttcttttggtgggactgaggcttgaactcagggctttgtgcttgcaagtcaggtgccctaccacttgagtcacgcctccagtcGCAAATGAACTTTGACATGGTGACTCCCAGCACTTTTCAGAAATCACATTCTGATTCTACATTCTCATGCTCCTTTAGAAATAGTAGGAATGATGAGAACTTGGCAATTGTAAACAGGCAGAatatcaggttttttttctttttggtggtcctggggggtttgaactcagggctttgtgcttgctaggcaggtgctctacccacttgagccacacccctggccccAGAAAATCAGTTCTgtaatataaaatagaaagagtACAGAATCCAGAGAAAACACTTCTTGAATGCATgtgctccatcaaaagacatggtGTTGGGCAAAACAATTAATTATGAAACAGACCCCCAAAGCATTTGCCATAAACGAACAAGGGTACATTGGGGCTCATTAAAATGAAGAACTCCTGGATCATCACAAGATATTAAGAGAGTGAGGCTAACTATAATATGGGAGAAGATCCCTGTACCACAGATATACAAAGGACTCATAACTAGAGtgggtaaaacacacacacacacacacacacacctctaaaAGGCAGGTGACAAAATAGGCAAATGGACAAGTGACTTGAAAAGACATGTCACCAAAGTAGATCTCTAAATGGCCAGTAAGCATATGAGAAAGGCCCTTGACTTTGCTAGTCAtcagaaaatgttaataaatgcAAAAGCATTAGCACCAGGAGCTTCTAAGCGGCATAAGATGATAATAAAACAAGCCACAAGTTGAGTGAAGATATGTCCAACACACGACCAAAACAGAGCATTATCAAGAACATGCAAAGAACTATAAgaaagttagaaaaagaaaaaccaactcAAAGGTTTTGGGCAAAAAGACCTAAGCAAGCATTTCACTGGAGAGAAACACGAAAGTGAGCTAGAGACAGGAAAACACGCTCAAACCTTTTAACGACCAGGGAAATGCGAATgcactttattttattatcaccAGATTGGCAAAAGTGAAAAAGTTAGCAACAATGTGAAGCAAGAAGAATTCTTGCACACTGGTGGTCGGAGTGTGGAGATTACCTTCCCATCTGTCTCTCTCGTCCGCTTCATGATTTTCTTAAGTGTCTatttaaagggaaataaaaattcaaacatgAAAAGAGGTTAAAACTCAGTAGCACTCGAGCAGTTGattatctccattttgcaaaGGTGGACAATGTTTGAAATGGCTCCAAAACCACAgatttaaacaatgaaagacCTGGGGCAACAGCTGGGTTTCTCCTTCCAGTCCAGGTTTCAACTATAAGATGCTGTGAATGGCAGCAGCTGTGCTTGCTATGACACCACAAACACCCAAAATGACAACTTCTCActcctattttcatacacatgaaAATTTATTACTTAGACTAAGCACATATTTTTGCAAACCAAGCAGAGATTTCAATAGGATCTTAGTCTTAGACCATTCCGGAAGCTGACATTAAGGAAACTATGGTGCCTCAACGGTGCTACCCAGTGAAGATTTTGACACTAAAAAGAGAAGACGGGGCAGTGGAGGGAAAAGGAGGCAGGTGAAGAAGGTGGTGGTTCCCTGGCCATCTCAGCAACAGGAAGGCATGAGGCACCTCACTTGGGCCAGGTCTCCCAGATTAGTCACATCAATTACACAAAATGTGGCCCTACCTTACACATCCCCTGCGCCCCCTCCACCAGAGGCCTTCACTTCTTTCGAACATAGAAGTTGCAAATTCCAGTCTACTTTAGAAGAAACTCTAACTTTCAACAACCCCTACCAGACTGGAGGTACTCTGTTCAAAGAAGCACTGTTCCCAAAGGTTTGACATGTTGAGGCACTGCTGTAATAACCACTAAGAGTCCATGAGGAGAGGAATGGTCAATTCTGTGTAGAAGTCAGCTCCTTGATAAGAGAATATAGTAGAACAGTCAGGGGCTAATAACACACATCTGCtttgtgtttttcaaaaacaTGTTCTGTTATCTTGTGCTCAACATTGTTCAACACAATGACCCCAAGACAGTGAGTGAgtagcttttttctttctaatctttCTTGCAAATTTTGTAACATGATTCTTTCATGTCCCTTCTTGTGTTTCTCCACAGCttcctgattttttattttggtatccCCTTTCTAggaaatttatgtaaaaatatttttaaaacatttttattagtgtaagttAATTATGCAAAAGGACCCCATTGTGATACTTAGAACGTGTGTGTAATGTATTGTGGTCAAAATCACCTCATGTATATTACAGTCTTAGtcaccttccctcctcccttctcctttttaatagtttttagtgggtttcatttaaTCTCAGTATATCTGAGTGACATCAGAGAACAttagtttaaaaagttaaatagtgATAATATTTTGATTGAGGATTcctatatatacaatatatgtatCATAGTCGAGGATTATCAGTTTTTAAAGCATTAGTTAAAATGTAAAGACTGAGGTTAAGTTTTAACTGGAAGCTTCCAGTTGTCATGGTTATCATTATGCATATTAGACCACctttctttaaatgtaaatgattaTAGAACTATCCCTTTACAAGGCAACAGGATCCAAAATTCTTCCATTTCTCAAAAGCTCAGAGGAGTTGTAAAGGTTACTTCCTAAAGTGTGTACAACCACTTATCAAACTTTCCTGTAAGCAGTTTGATGAATGATACgtgaaaactgagaaaataaattgagCTACGGGAATAATTCAAAATGAGTATAGTCTGAACTCAGCTTGGGGATTTATTTATCCAGAGGTTTGGATTTAGAAGGGTGAGCCATTCCTGGTGGTCAATTTGATAAGGCATTTGTAATATCTCACTTTCTCTCCTGTTGGGGGAGGCAAAGTATAATTGAACGCCCTGTGTGGCATCACAGAATGCACAATGGGGAAAACTGACCTGGGACATTTAGTCTGTGTAAGCAATTAGGATTTTAAACTATAGGACTACTAATCTATAATCTGCTGCTTTCTGCTTTTGTGTGTTGCCCCTGAGAAACACTTCAGAACTTTGCCAAGGGTGGCTGAAATTGACCTGCAGTGGTATTGGGTAACAGTGAGACTGTAAGGTAAAGATGCAGCCATGAATGCTACATGTGCTCAAAGACACCAATTGCTGCTTTGGGTTTCAATTGAACTTTATTTGCTGGTTCTTATCCACTGTTAGTATGTCAAACCAGCAAACCTGGGGAAATCCGTGATCATCTTCTGGCtggaattctttattcatttttaaacctTGTTCTTGAAATCCATCTTCATCTTGTACTTCTGCTGGTTCTTCATCTGCCATGTCTTCTTTCCTAGTAACACCAAGAGCATATAGAGAAATTAGTATTTActttagtcacacacacacacacacgcacacgcacacacacacacacacacacacacacacacacacacacacacagcatgcaGCAGTATGTGAATGTTTATAGCGAAATTGCTTGTGTGTACTAACATAACTTATACCGATTCACTACATTGTCTGTGTTGTTACTATATAGGACTAATTCATCCTTTTTAAGTAGGGGAAACTATGCATGGGAATGTAAAGAGATTTCTATCAAGTACTGGACTACTTTGCACCGTCAAAAACACATACATGGACACACATGCAAGAGAGAAATAATCAGTCCTTATCTGTTTTACAGTCAGATTCCCTCAGCATCTCACACCCAATCTCACCCGGGGAAGACATAGGTAACTTAGATGTGGGTCTAACGGTGCTCGAGGAAATGAGTGATAGTTTTCCAGTTGTAATTTCTTGCTATTCTAAACATCCTCTTTTCTCCAAGCCCACATAAAGTGTATGGGAAGTAAAGGGTTGTATTTTAAAGAACACTTAATACTTGAAAATAAAGTCAGTACTACAGGTGTTTCTTGCAGGCAGTCAACAGAGAATGACATTATAGCGCCCAAGACAAAATAGGCCTCAAGACAGAAGAGCCTTTCTTTCAAGTTTAAATGCACATAGCTGGCTGTACATGACATTTGCTGACCATACAATGTCATTCCAGCAGTGACTCACTGGCCTGATGAGATTCAGGTGTCATGAAGGTCACTGGAATGCACCCAAGGTAAAACATGAGTAAGTATAATTTTCAGGGTTACAAATCCTGaacttatactttttaaaaaaagtaaagtaagggGCTGACCCCAGTTAATGCGAACAGAAATGTGTGGTCACTCAGGTGCTATTGCTGAGAGACAGACCCCTGGACGTCATTTCAATCTCTCTATGCCTTCTCCTAGAACATGTACATTATTGGCACATGtacaaaaactaaaagaacacGTATGGAGGACTCAGGGTCCTCTTTGGTCGGCCACTTACAAAGGCTTTAAATGCTGCCTATACTTTCCTTACTTGTCTAGAAGGCAATGAGAGATTCTGATCCTCACTGAAAAAAAACCAAGTTGCTCTTGGAGAATTTGCAACCtgagagaaaattttcaaaatttgggCTACAATAAAATAAAGTGTTACAGCATAAAAAGGATGATTTTGTGCTGACCTAGATTCCATTTTGTCACGCGGtttgtcttctttcttgtcttcttcTTCATGAGTGACATGGTGATTTTTGGTCAAAACTTTGGGGGCTTCTTCCAGCCTTGAGGTTCCTAATGAGCATTTATTATAAGATCATGTTTAAATAAACACATGTGTTTATTTAAGCACCAACTGATAATAAATAAACATGTGAAACAGTTTAAATAAACATGTGATAGTTATTTTAGGGAACTTACGGTCTCTCAGTCCAACAAGGAAGTACAACACagctgaaaacattaaaaaaccaaATGATGCATAGGCCAAAATTTATAAATCACACGCCAACCCCCGATGACAGAattaacattttgtttctttgaaacaaGATCTCGTTCCAAAATGCAACAAGGATGGCCATTTTGAGATAGCTGAATCAAATGATTATATCAGAAAAATGATTAAGATATACTGAATATAGGGGAAGCCAAGGGTATACCAAGTCCaaatgaagaataaaagcccTACTCAACTAAACAAAACATAACTGGCATACATGTGAAGACTTGTGCATGCTTTTTAGTACTGTTTAGCGGAACTCTGACAACAGCATATACATTTGGTTATCATAAAGTGGTCAGATGTaggtaacaaaagaaaccaacacTATCAGGAAAATAAGGTGAAGACATGGAGGCACATTATAATATTTTAGTCTAGGTAactgatttctttgttttaattaaataatgtgtgacaatgaaaattttaagacaCATCAAGAATGAATAGTTTGTAATAAAATCATTTGTGACAAAGAATTCAAGGTGGAattccttaaaaaagtaaaattcccCAGGAGGTTTGAATTTAAGTAGTGTCTATAGGTGTAAGGATACATGTGATAGgcaaactaggaaaaaaaaaaagcaatgtgacACTTTCGGGAACTTACATCCAGCACACACCAAGGCACACCACATGTTATGGCCTATATATGGAAACTGACTTACATCTTCAAACCTGTTCATCCATGATAAGCTAGCTGTGCTCTCTGCAAGAACCATGCAATACTGGAAATGGAAAGGCCCATGGGGATTACCTAGACAAACCCTCTCATCCAACCTGTGCTTTTTCTAGCAGTTCCCAAAACGGATTTTCCAAAAGCAAAGGGGTAGGTGAGTAAGCAGTTCAGACAAGGGCAAGCAAGTAGAAAAGAAACAGTCCAGTGGACCAGTGAGTTGTTCAATTCTCTTTATCTGAAATAAAGATCATTCCCTAAAGTCCTCTCAGTTGGGAAATGAAATGAAGCTGACCATTCCCGAAGTACCTTAAGATCTTCTGTGTTGCTAAAATAAGCTTACCTTCACAGATCGTGTTTTTGGACATCACCCTCAGATTTACTCGTAGACGctgttcttctcttctttctgatgGAACCTAATGCATTTGGCACAAATACAGTACATTGGACAGGTGTTATTTTGTACGACAGAGAAGTATGTGCTGGTATTGATGGTAAAACTGGAATAGGTGATGACGAATGGTTCCTTTGACTCTGTTTGCTGAGAAAAAGTACCAAATGtgtgctaatttattttaaatatatgatttcataaaatatgttttgataCTATGAGGTAATGACATTATTGTAATGTGGGCATTTTTATAATAGACAAAATAAATACGCATAGTATTTATTTCCCTTATGAGACACTGATATGAAATGTGTCTTGGGAAAGCACCTACCAGGAATTAGTTGCAAATGGGCTACTTACGTAGTATATACTGGAGAGGGTGAACGCCACCCACGGGCAGATGATGGCCATCTATAACAAGGTATGTGTGATGATGGACGCTTTTTGATTACAGGGTTTGAAATCTGTGTTTTCGGTTCTGGTTTCTGAGCAGATTGGTGCAATAAGGTAAGACATTACTAGCAATTATTTTGCTGTAGCTAGCTTTCTTTTGGGGAGAAAAATATTCTGCATAAAAGACAattatagccaggtgccagtggctcacgcctgtaatcctagctactcaaaaggcagagatcacgaggatcatggtttgaagccagcctgggcaaatagtttggagaccctactcaaaagacccttcacaaaaatagggctggtggagtggctcaaggtgaaggccctcagttcaagccccagtaccatacataaaaaaattttacttcCTTAAACCCCCAATTTCCCTTTAGTGCATGAAAAACAAGTACAAAGATACTTTCTTCTAGACTAAGAAGTTATATCACACAATTCCAGTACAGAACAGAAACAATTAATTTAAAGGAAATCTTTTACTTCAAAACCTAATTCAACTTCTGAATCTTAATTAAGGGTTAGAAcatttctcaaaaactttttcCTCAAGAATTTAGAAACAGTTCACATAAGCTGTTATGTTTTCTATCTTCTACTAAAAGTTTACTAATATTACCTAATATTTCATCTCTGGGGTGAAATGCTGGTACAACAAACTTCAGAGAAGTTTTAATTAGCTGAAGTAATTTATTAATTGGAGTGCAGAATGCCACAAACAATAAGTTACTTATGTTATAAAATCTGACCTGGCTAAAATGCATATATGTTACTAGGAAATGTGTCACTACAAGGCACCTGACAAACCTCTGGAGACTTGTTTTGGCCTATGATACACATTCATGCTCACCTTGCATGGCATGTCTACACTTGTCTGTGATGCCACATCTACAATCACTTTAGGAGGTGTTATGCTATCCTTAGATGGTCCTTTCATACTTGCGTCTGATGATCTTCCAGCTTTTCCCTCAAGATGAGCTTCCAAGTTCTCTTCTACATTAACTTCGGGTAGGACTTCCACACTGGTCTCATCCGCATTTGTCTCAGTGGACGCTTCCATGCTAGCTGGGTCTATGCCAACTTCAGGAAATATAGCCATGCTGGTCTCAGGGGAGGTGTCCAAACTCACCACTGGTGATGCCTCCACACTCACCAATGGGGATGATTCCACGCTCAAAGGCAATGAGTCTAAGCTTAACACAGGGGATTCCATGCTAGCCATGGGAGTAGTAGCTATGCTCACCATGGGGTGTACAGCAGGTTGCACATCTGTATTCCCCTGAGGAGGCATTTCCACATTCTCCTTGGGGGTCACTTCTATGTTCATTTTGGGGGCTGCCTCCACGTTCACCTGGGGGGGCACCTCCACGATCACTTCAGGTGGCACTTCTGACTGCTTAGATGGTATTGCCATGCTAGCTTTGGGGGATATGCTCATATTTGCTTCAAGAGGGGTGTCTGCTTTCTCCAGGGGAGTCATATCTAACTTTGTGTGAAGATTCATTTTGACTCCTAACATAGAAAGCACGGTGGAAGTCTTCAACTCATCACTGCTGTGGCTACGAATTGGCACTTGTATATAACGAAGGACATGATTGCTGATGACTGTAATTGAATGAGAACAGAGGAAAATTCCATAAAGTCAGAAATTTCACAAGATAAAAACAATATACCATGACAGTAtaagacaggaacagagaaaagAGACTATTAGCAAATCACAGGAATTACATACAACACAGGAAGTATTCAGTGAAAATGCATCACAGACACAGTACAGAACCAGAAGCAACACCAAAAACAGAGttgctgccaggcaccagtggctcacacctgtcaccttagctacttgggaggctgagatcaggaagaccacagtTTCAGGCcatttgagactccatctcaatgaaaaaaatgctgaGTGTGGTGCCATGTGTGTGTCATCCCAGATATGGCAGAAAGTgtaaaagcagagaacagaaggattgtggttcaagccagcctgggcaaaaaataagaccctgtctcaagaataaccagaggaaaaaggtctggaggtgaggctcaagcaatagagtgtgcCTAGCAAAAGTGATGATCAGAGTtcaacctcaatactgccaaaaatggaaaaaaatgaattttgttgtaaatattttGCTCCAGTAAGTCTATCATGTTTACGAAGAGCCCTCTGACAATGGCATTTGTTCTAATAGGAATTAACCTGAATCGATTAAGCAGAGTGTCTTCTGGTAAGTGAATGGCTCAGTATGAAACAAAAGCAAGGAAACACATGTAAATGGGTAGTACTAGGGAAAAGGTGTTGAAAAGAAATTACTTTAAACAAACACTTTAGTGTGCTAAAGTCAGCCATGACTGTATTTGAGGGACTGTCTATGGGAtgagggggatgggggaagagggaaagagaaaggtagGGGGAACAATACTGAAGTACATTCTCTTTAGTTATGAAGGTGGCACAAGTCAActtactgaaagctgttgaaaaacagaggGGATTGGAGATGTGGGGGAATAAAAATTCAAGcagtgaaaacaagaaaaagatcaTAGAGGCAAAAGAGTGAAGCTTTCTCCAAAGTGTGGCCACATAACACTTTTAAGCCACCACTTAAGATATGTACTTAGataatatattcatgtgtgaaataccacaacGAAAAGCCTTTaaacaatgaatacacacttaaaaaacgaaggacaggaatgtaaaacaggtcctatgcAGAGGTAGGTATTAatgggggaggggcgagcgaACATAGGGGTGAAGGACGGTGAATATGGTCGaagtactttgtatatgtgtatgaacataagaatgaagcctgttgaaattgtcttAAGAAGGGAGTGGCAGGAtttgggagaataatggaggaaggAGGTAGATCTAACCAAGATATATGGTAAGCATATACGGTATatagtgtcacaataaaacctccctgtacaactaattatatgctaataaacatgCTTAAAAATGAATTGTACTGAGAAATAATCACCTGGCTTGTTCACATACTGGTTGTCACCATGAGAGCGCTCTCTTCTGTCCTTTCTATTCAGAGATGAGCTTCTTTTAAGTTCTCTTTTTCCTAAAGATTAAATCAAAGGAgtattacttttcttttcaaaaatgacttaaatatattatttcgGGAGTCAGCTACTcattttatcaaacatttttaaTCTTCTCTACCCCTGCTTGTAAGAATTTATTTAACTTCAAGAGATTACAGAGATCTTGTGTACCCCCAAACTTAAAATTACTTTACTCcattttctgaaaaggaaaaaagttagaaaatggtaaaaattcAGAGGGAAAATGTCTGATATTATCTGACAACACCAGAGTTCCCATGTTAGGACTACACAACAAGCCATTGTGTCTAATACTAAAAGTAATTTATAATTAGTCATAACTATTTTTAAACAAACATGAGCATTAGCATTTGATACTGATGTCACAACTTATGCAATCCAACCACTCATAAGGGAAACAGCCTGCTTCATGTAGACACTTTTCCATTTTACTTGGCATATTCTAGCTTTGATGCTGAGGAATATCTGTTTAAAAGAGAATTTCTCTTCCGGGGACttgtaaattaaaatacattgtgaTGACTTGGAATTGCTCCTTCAGTGCAATTTAAGTAATTGCTACCTTCAAAGTCATCACCTGTCCCTTCTGCTTACATGTCTCATTAATATGGCAAGTAGACACATTAATGAAACCACACTACTGTTGACTCAGTATATTAAATCTTTGTTAGTTCCTGAAGGTAATGAGATAGTAAAACATAGTCAACTCTTGTGGAACAATTgagatatattaaaatgaaagcaCATATATATGATATTGTAATTAATATTACCTGATTTTTCTAAAGGATTTAGTTGgtgaataataaattaatttttgctgTATGACAACTAAGGTGCTAGGAAAAATCTCCTTAACATTAACTCTGAATGAATCCAATGCTTTGGGAAAGCATAGTGAGGATGGAGTGGTAAAAGGATCAGCTGCTCTCAGACAAGTACAAGAGAAAATGTGTTGCACTCAGActggcaacaaaataaaaaacccttcAAGCTCATTGTTAAAACTGTAGGAGTCTTAAGAGAACAAACAGCAATGTAAAtttgaacaaaacaaaagttctttTTGCCCCAGAAATCCTTTTCAAGATATGACAACTATAAAATACTTTTAGACTCTCTTTTACTTGGATAACCACAGCTACAATTAATTACACTTTAAATGGTATCACCCAGTATCATTTATTGCAGT
Coding sequences:
- the LOC141419766 gene encoding LOW QUALITY PROTEIN: uncharacterized protein (The sequence of the model RefSeq protein was modified relative to this genomic sequence to represent the inferred CDS: substituted 1 base at 1 genomic stop codon), whose amino-acid sequence is MADRAVASANGSSSLRGTQERMVAVSQTDAEEKRQSRISSLATQSHNARPAFKPMVTDSSVLKNDMKQRLAKERRQERKXQEEANKEMQLLEKERKAKLQFEKQLEEKQRKIKEQKEKDERRRLSSEKRKQNLEAETEKYRAAVSRTMQWSTRFDQRSKRCSWDGSTENTENKNGKRELKRSSSLNRKDRRERSHGDNQYVNKPVGIDPASMEASTETNADETSVEVLPEVNVEENLEAHLEGKAGRSSDASMKGPSKDSITPPKVIVDVASQTSVDMPCKVPSERREEQRLRVNLRVMSKNTICEGTSRLEEAPKVLTKNHHVTHEEEDKKEDKPRDKMESRKEDMADEEPAEVQDEDGFQEQGLKMNKEFQPEDDHGFPQTLKKIMKRTRETDGKASETSDKDTSEEDEADDEDEIEGDEDPLDELSASGIQHRNSSSKPKMPCKNAMRRPQKLAVLQAATSEGD